A genome region from Panicum virgatum strain AP13 chromosome 4K, P.virgatum_v5, whole genome shotgun sequence includes the following:
- the LOC120704922 gene encoding D-3-phosphoglycerate dehydrogenase 1, chloroplastic-like produces the protein SSTLLDRLPQAPAIHTDSLRHSTPSHTLATRAHGLGDAAPPPPPRGGGAVHGPRPRRALPDHPPRPLAPRTHLRFSLAASPSPDPRPRPRSAVTAAASAAAGRPTVLVTEKLGPAGLDLLRAFANVDCSYELTAEELRAKVSLVDALVVRSGTRVTREVFEAARGRLRVVGRAGRGGAS, from the coding sequence TCTTCGACTCTTCTTGATCGTCTCCCACAAGCTCCCGCGATCCACACCGATTCACTTCGCCACTCCACTCCAAGTCACACACTCGCCACACGAGCCCATGGCCTTGgcgacgccgctccgccacctcctccccgtggcggcggcgccgtccacgGCCCCCGACCCCGCCGGGCCCTCCCTGACCACCCGCCGCGCCCTCTCGCCCCGCGGACCCACCTCCGCTTCAGCCTCGCCGCGTCCCCGTCCCCCGACCCCAGGCCCAGGCCCAGGTCCgccgtgacggcggcggcgtccgcggcggccgggcggccgACGGTGCTTGTCACGGAGAAGCTGGGCCCCGCCGGGCTGGACCTGCTGCGCGCGTTCGCGAACGTGGACTGCTCCTACGAGCTCACGGCGGAGGAGCTCCGCGCCAAGGTCTCGCTCGTCGACGCGCTGGTGGTGCGCAGCGGGACGCGCGTCACGCGGGAGGTGTTCGAGGCCGCGCGCGGCAGGCTCCGGGTCGTCGGCCGCGCCGGCAGAGGCGGAGCTTCGTGA
- the LOC120704923 gene encoding F-box protein AFR-like — protein MSFSSMSKQQVLDAGEGAGEEVVELIPGLPEEVAEKCLLHLPFLYHRLFRTVSSTWNRFLTDAPAKPPLLAPAPAAAAAAVSVSFSLPFLFAFAFEPASRRLQCQALDPFSRRWLLLPPVPGGAAAGSFAVVGLPRRGEIYVIGGVEEGGDKAVRSVAVYSAARNGWEAAAAMRTPRGYMAAGEVGGRVVVAGEDGEAEVFDPEAGRWLPAAPRRGAAVARYDAAAAGGKLYVTEGWAWPFERAPRGAVYDAAADSWREMARGMREGWTGSCAVAGGRMYIVAEYGEWRLKRYDEARDEWLMVAGGGVPPEVRRPHVVAGEVGEVAGGRRRIYVVGAGLDVAVGTVSAAAAGAPHGVEEEVVEWEVVKGPAEFAGLAPCNAQVLYA, from the coding sequence ATGAGCTTCTCGTCCATGAGCAAGCAGCAGGTGCTggacgccggcgagggcgcggggGAGGAGGTCGTGGAGCTCATCCCGGGCCTGCCGGAGGAGGTGGCCGAGAAGTGCCTCCTCCACCTGCCCTTCCTCTACCACCGCCTCTTCCgcaccgtctcctccacctggaaCCGCTTCCTCACCGACGCCCCCGCcaagccgccgctgctcgcccccgcccccgccgcggcggcggccgcggtgtCGGTATCCTTCTCGCTGCCGTTCCTCTTCGCCTTCGCGTTTGAACCCGCGTCGCGGCGCCTCCAGTGCCAGGCGCTCGACCCGTTCTCCCGGAGGTGGCTCCTGCTGCCGCCGgtgcccggcggcgccgcggccgggtCGTTCGCGGTGGTTGGGCTCCCCCGCCGCGGCGAGATCTACGTGATTGGGGGCGTCGAGGAGGGCGGCGACAAGGCCGTGCGCAGCGTGGCCGTGTACAGCGCCGCGCGGAACgggtgggaggcggcggcggcgatgcggaCGCCCCGCGGGTACATGGCGGCCGGGGAGGTGGGCGGGCGCGTGGTGGTGGCCGGGGaggacggcgaggcggaggtgttCGACCCGGAGGCCGGGCGCTggctcccggcggcgccgcgccggggcgcggcggtggcgcggtacGACGCCGCAGCGGCAGGCGGGAAGCTGTACGTGACGGAGGGGTGGGCGTGGCCGTTCGAGCGCGCGCCGCGGGGCGCGGTGTACGACGCGGCGGCCGACTCGTGGCGCGAGATGGCGCGCGGGATGCGGGAGGGGTGGACGGGCTcctgcgccgtcgccggcgggcggATGTACATCGTGGCCGAGTACGGGGAGTGGCGCCTGAAGCGGTACgacgaggcccgggacgagtggctaatggtggccggcggcggggtgccgcccgaggtccggcgcccgcacgtcgtcgccggcgaggtcggggaggtcgccggcgggaggcggaggATATACGTCGTCGGCGCCGGGCTCGACGTCGCCGTGGGCACggtgtccgccgccgccgccggtgccccccacggcgtcgaggaggaggtggtggagtgGGAGGTCGTCAAGGGCCCCGCCGAGTTCGCCGGCCTCGCGCCCTGCAACGCGCAGGTCCTCTACGCTTGA
- the LOC120704921 gene encoding D-3-phosphoglycerate dehydrogenase 1, chloroplastic-like, producing the protein MAPLAFPILHYMNSDFDTVHHCSKRWPPHSSDFFDQAPPVRAGVGIDNVDLQAATEAGCLVVNAPTANTVAAAEHAVALLAAMARNVAQADASLKAGKWQRSKYVGVTLVGKVLAVMGFGKVGSEVARRAKGLGMDIIAHDPYAPIDRARAIGVDLVSFDEAISTSDFISLHMPLTPSTAKIFNDETFAKMRKGVRIINVARGGVVDEDALLRALDNGTVAQAALDVFTEEPPPRDSKLVQHENVTVTPHLGASTTEAQEGVALEIAEAVIGALRGDLAATAVNAPMVPAEVLSELSPYVVLAEKLGRLVVQLVAGGSGVKVVKVVYSSARDPDDLDTRILRAMVTKGIIEPISSAFVNIVNADYVARQRGLQIIEERILLYGSPEIPLDSIQVHLTNVESKFAGALSDAGDIRVEGKVKDGSAHLTLVGSFSVDVSLEGNLILCCQIDQAGIIGKVGSILGQMNVNVSFMSVGRTAPGKQAIMAIGVDEEPEKEALKLIGDIPCVEEFVFLKL; encoded by the exons ATGGCccccctagcttttccaattcTACACTATATGAACAGTGATTTTGATACTgttcatcactgtagcaaaaggTGGCCCCCTCATTCTTCCGATTTCTTTGATCAAGCTCCGCCAGTGCGCGCCGGCGTCGGGATCGACAACGTCGACCTCCAGGCGGCCACCGAGGCCGGGTGCCTCGTCGTCAACGCGCCCACCGCCAacacggtcgccgccgccgagcacgccgtcgcgctcctcgccgccatGGCGCGCAATGTCGCGCAGGCCGACGCGTCGCTCAAGGCCG GCAAATGGCAACGGAGCAAATATGTTGGTGTTACCTTGGTGGGGAAGGTACTAGCAGTTATGGGCTTTGGAAAGGTAGGCTCGGAAGTAGCTCGACGCGCAAAAGGACTCGGGATGGATATCATTGCTCATGACCCATATGCCCCAATTGATAGAGCCCGGGCAATTGGTGTAGATCTTGTATCATTTGACGAGGCCATTTCTACATCAGACTTCATATCACTGCATATGCCTTTAACTCCATCCACGGCAAAGATTTTCAATGATGAAACTTTTGCAAAAATGAGAAAGGGTGTTAGAATTATCAATGTTGCAAGGGGTGGAGTTGTTGATGAAGATGCATTGCTGAGAGCACTTGACAATGGAACAGTTGCCCAG GCTGCACTTGATGTATTTACTGAGGAGCCACCACCGAGAGACAGCAAGTTGGTGCAGCATGAAAATGTCACCGTCACACCGCACCTTGGAGCTAGCACAACAGAAGCGCAG GAAGGTGTAGCCCTTGAAATTGCAGAGGCTGTTATTGGTGCACTGAGAGGAGATCTGGCTGCCACAGCTGTGAATGCCCCAATGGTCCCTGCTGAG GTTTTATCAGAGCTGTCTCCCTACGTTGTCCTTGCTGAGAAGCTGGGCCGACTTGTTGTGCAACTTGTAGCTGGTGGGAGTGGGGTTAAGGTCGTCAAGGTTGTCTACTCATCAGCTAGAGACCCCGATGACTTGGACACAAGAATTCTTCGAGCCATGGTCACCAAAGGCATCATCGAACCTATTTCAAGTGCGTTCGTCAATATTGTCAATGCGGACTATGTCGCCAGGCAAAGAGGCCTTCAGATCATCGAGGAGAGAATTCTCCTTTACGGTTCACCTGAAATCCCCCTAGACTCCATCCAAGTCCACCTCACCAATGTGGAGTCCAAGTTTGCTGGTGCCTTGTCTGATGCAGGTGACATCAGAGTTGAAGGCAAGGTTAAGGATGGCTCCGCGCATCTCACGCTTGTCGGGTCTTTCAGTGTTGACGTTAGCCTTGAGGGCAACCTGATACTGTGCTGCCAAATTGATCAGGCAGGTATCATTGGGAAGGTGGGATCGATCTTGGGACAGATGAATGTGAATGTGAGTTTCATGAGCGTTGGAAGGACTGCTCCTGGAAAGCAGGCGATAATGGCCATTGGGGTTGATGAGGAGCCCGAGAAGGAAGCTCTCAAGCTGATTGGTGACATACCGTGTGTCGAGGAGTTTGTCTTTCTTAAGCTTTAG